The Budorcas taxicolor isolate Tak-1 chromosome 18, Takin1.1, whole genome shotgun sequence genome window below encodes:
- the KLK6 gene encoding kallikrein-6, with product MLVIALVLVAADPPSAQAEEQNKVLHGGPCEQTSHPYQAALYTSGHLLCGGVLIHPLWVLTAAHCKKPNLQVYLGKHNLQQREFFQEESSVIRTVVHPGYNAATHDQDIMLLRLSRPARFSEHIQPLALERDCSANHTSCHILGWGKMADGEYPNTIQCAYIHLVSREECDHAYPGQITQNMVCAGDEKHGKDSCQGDSGGPLVCGDRLRGLVSWGNVPCGSKEKPGVYTDVCRYGHWIQRVIQAN from the exons ATGCTGGTCATAGCGCTGGTTCTGGTCGCTGCAG ACCCTCCCTCAGCCCAAGCAGAGGAGCAGAATAAGGTGCTCCACGGTGGACCCTGTGAGCAGACGTCTCACCCCTACCAAGCTGCCCTCTACACGTCGGGCCACTTGCTCTGCGGAGGCGTCCTCATTCACCCACTGTGGGTCCTCACCGCTGCCCACTGCAAAAAACC GAATCTGCAGGTCTACCTGGGGAAGCACAACCTTCAGCAAAGGGAGTTTTTCCAGGAGGAGAGCTCTGTCATCCGGACCGTGGTCCACCCGGGCTACAATGCTGCCACCCACGACCAGGACATCATGCTGCTGCGTCTGTCACGGCCGGCCAGGTTCTCTGAACATATCCAGCCTCTGGCCCTGGAAAGAGACTGCTCAGCCAACCACACCAGCTGCCACATCCTAGGCTGGGGCAAGATGGCAGACG GTGAATACCCCAACACCATCCAGTGTGCGTACATCCACCTAGTGTCCCGTGAGGAGTGTGATCATGCCTACCCTGGCCAGATCACCCAAAACATGGTGTGTGCCGGGGATGAGAAGCATGGGAAGGACTCCTGCCAG GGCGACTCCGGCGGTCCGCTGGTGTGTGGCGACCGCCTCCGAGGCCTCGTGTCTTGGGGTAATGTCCCCTGCGGCTCCAAGGAGAAGCCGGGCGTCTACACTGATGTCTGCAGATACGGTCACTGGATCCAAAGAGTCATTCAGGCCAACTGA
- the KLK7 gene encoding kallikrein-7, producing the protein MTTPLLILLLTFALGSAAQEDQGDKSGEKIIDGVPCPRGSQPWQVALLKGSQLHCGGTLLNEKWVLTAAHCMMNEYNVHMGSDRLVGGQKIKATRSFRHPGYSTQTHANDIMLVKLNGRAKLSSSVKKVNLPSRCDPPGTMCTVSGWGTTTSPDVTFPAQLMCTDVKLISPQDCRKVYKDLLGDSMLCAGIPNSSTNACNGDSGGPLMCKGTLQGVVSWGSFPCGQPNDPGVYTQVCKYVDWIKETMRRYR; encoded by the exons ATGACGACACCCCTGCTGATCCTGCTGCTGACCTTCGCCCTGGGATCTGCTGCACAGGAAG ACCAGGGCGACAAGAGTGGGGAGAAGATTATTGATGGAGTCCCGTGTCCCAGAGGCTCCCAGCCCTGGCAGGTGGCCCTGCTCAAGGGCAGTCAGCTCCACTGCGGAGGCACGCTGCTCAACGAGAAGTGGGTGCTCACCGCTGCCCACTGCATGATGAA TGAGTACAACGTGCACATGGGCAGTGATCGGCTGGTAGGTGGCCAGAAGATCAAGGCCACACGGTCCTTCCGCCACCCGGGATACTCCACACAGACCCACGCCAACGACATCATGCTGGTGAAGCTGAATGGCCGGGCCAAGCTGTCGTCCAGTGTGAAGAAAGTCAACCTGCCTTCCCGCTGCGATCCCCCCGGGACCATGTGCACCGTTTCCGGCTGGGGCACCACCACCAGTCCTGATG TGACCTTTCCAGCGCAGCTTATGTGCACAGACGTCAAGCTCATCTCCCCACAAGACTGCAGGAAGGTTTACAAGGACTTGCTGGGAGACTCCATGCTCTGTGCTGGCATCCCCAACTCCAGCACCAATGCCTGCAAC GGTGATTCAGGGGGACCACTCATGTGCAAAGGTACCTTGCAAGGCGTGGTGTCCTGGGGCAGTTTCCCTTGCGGCCAACCCAACGACCCAGGTGTCTATACCCAAGTCTGCAAGTATGTCGACTGGATAAAAGAGACCATGAGAAGATATCGCTAA